A region from the Myxococcales bacterium genome encodes:
- a CDS encoding thiolase domain-containing protein has protein sequence MAPNHHAAIIGIGQTNFAAKRIDVSQVGLIREAALRALRDADLDWKDIDAVVLGKAPDMFEGVMMPELFLAEALGCVGKPMFRVHTAGSVGGATAIVAASLVQAGIHERVLTVAYEKQSESNAMWALSIPIPFTAAVVAGAGGFFAPLIRGYIERSGAPEDTGIRIALKDRLNALKNPVAHIKLPDVTFEMIESSMMLWDPIRYLETCPSSDGACAMVIGSESVAKAAPKQPAWIHATCMKSEPTMFAGRDQVMPQAGLDCSRELYKKAGIQNPRAEIDCAEIYVPFSWFEAMWMENLHFAPINEGWKMVYEGATALDGDLPVNMSGGVLSTNAIGASGMVRFAEAAMQIRGQAGEHQVDGAKKVLGHAYGGGSQYFSMWILGDRPL, from the coding sequence ATGGCCCCCAATCATCACGCCGCCATCATTGGCATTGGCCAGACCAATTTTGCAGCCAAACGCATTGACGTCTCGCAGGTGGGATTGATCCGAGAAGCGGCGCTTCGCGCCCTCCGTGATGCAGACCTCGATTGGAAGGACATCGACGCCGTCGTGCTCGGCAAAGCGCCCGACATGTTCGAGGGCGTCATGATGCCCGAACTTTTTCTCGCCGAGGCGCTGGGTTGCGTGGGCAAGCCCATGTTTCGGGTGCACACGGCGGGGAGTGTCGGGGGGGCGACTGCGATCGTAGCCGCGAGCCTGGTCCAGGCGGGGATTCACGAGCGCGTGCTCACGGTTGCCTATGAGAAGCAGAGCGAATCGAATGCGATGTGGGCACTCTCGATCCCGATCCCCTTCACCGCTGCGGTGGTCGCTGGAGCGGGAGGCTTCTTCGCACCGCTGATCCGCGGCTACATCGAACGTTCCGGCGCACCCGAAGACACCGGGATTCGCATCGCCCTGAAAGATCGCCTCAACGCCCTCAAGAACCCCGTGGCACACATCAAGCTGCCCGATGTGACCTTCGAGATGATCGAGAGCTCGATGATGCTCTGGGACCCCATTCGCTATCTCGAAACTTGTCCATCCTCCGACGGTGCATGTGCCATGGTGATCGGCAGCGAATCCGTGGCCAAGGCAGCCCCCAAGCAGCCGGCCTGGATCCACGCGACCTGCATGAAATCGGAGCCGACCATGTTTGCCGGGCGCGATCAAGTCATGCCCCAGGCCGGACTCGATTGCTCGAGGGAGCTCTACAAGAAAGCCGGCATTCAGAACCCGCGCGCAGAGATCGACTGCGCGGAAATCTACGTCCCCTTCTCCTGGTTCGAGGCGATGTGGATGGAGAACCTCCACTTTGCTCCGATCAACGAAGGTTGGAAGATGGTCTACGAGGGGGCGACCGCCCTCGACGGCGACCTGCCGGTCAACATGTCCGGTGGCGTTTTGTCGACCAACGCCATCGGTGCGTCGGGCATGGTGCGCTTTGCCGAGGCGGCGATGCAGATTCGCGGTCAGGCCGGGGAGCATCAGGTGGACGGGGCCAAGAAGGTTTTGGGCCACGCATACGGTGGTGGCAGCCAGTACTTCTCGATGTGGATCCTCGGCGACCGGCCGCTCTAG
- a CDS encoding acyl-CoA synthetase — MAESGFWNFAQANPEAFALADPQGREWTRGELLAEANKIAHGLRELGLERGDCVAVVLENCAEMFQMYLAITQIGMYMTPINNHLTGPEIAFIVQDSEAKVFIGSARFGDACRAAREEINFPSDKAFSLGQLDGFSPFDALTAGQSAELPDNRSAGQVMNYTSGTTGKPKGVRRPLVDISPDIIATLMSSFLGMFGIKPEDDNVHICGSPLYHTAVLMFSSNALHIGHAVILQDKWIPEEMLMLIEKYKVTHSHMVPTQFHRLLKLDARVRSKYDMSSLRAMIHAAAPCPIETKWKMLDWWGDAIYEYYAATEGGGTLVTPAEWRKYPGTVGRAWTGSDIKIYDDDGGELGPNTVGTVYMKLGNADFKYKGAEKKTRDNRIGNYFTVGDIGELNDEGYLFLRDRKFDMIISGGANIYPAEIEAELIQHPKVADVAVFGIPNDDWGEEIKAVIEVVDGVTGGDDLSAEIFSWCEGRLAKMKTPRSIDYADELPRDPNGKLYKRKLRDPYWEGRSQI; from the coding sequence ATGGCAGAGTCTGGATTTTGGAATTTTGCGCAGGCCAACCCGGAAGCCTTCGCCCTCGCCGACCCACAGGGACGCGAATGGACCCGCGGTGAACTTCTCGCCGAGGCGAACAAGATCGCTCACGGCCTGCGCGAACTGGGACTCGAACGCGGGGACTGTGTCGCAGTCGTACTCGAGAACTGCGCCGAGATGTTCCAGATGTACCTGGCCATCACCCAGATCGGGATGTACATGACCCCGATCAACAATCACCTCACGGGTCCCGAGATCGCCTTCATCGTGCAAGACTCCGAAGCCAAGGTGTTCATTGGCTCGGCGCGGTTTGGCGACGCCTGCCGCGCCGCTCGCGAAGAAATCAATTTTCCGAGCGACAAGGCTTTCTCCCTCGGCCAACTCGACGGATTCTCGCCGTTCGATGCCCTGACAGCGGGCCAGTCCGCCGAATTGCCCGACAACCGATCTGCGGGCCAGGTGATGAACTACACCTCGGGCACCACGGGCAAGCCCAAGGGAGTGCGCCGGCCCCTCGTCGACATCTCACCCGATATCATTGCAACCCTGATGTCGTCCTTTCTCGGAATGTTCGGCATCAAACCCGAAGACGACAACGTCCACATCTGCGGCTCGCCCCTGTATCACACCGCCGTGCTCATGTTCAGCTCAAATGCGTTGCATATCGGACACGCCGTGATCCTGCAGGACAAATGGATCCCTGAAGAGATGCTGATGCTGATCGAGAAGTACAAGGTCACCCACAGCCACATGGTTCCGACGCAGTTCCACCGCCTGCTCAAGCTGGACGCGCGTGTGCGCTCGAAGTACGACATGTCCTCGTTGCGCGCCATGATCCACGCTGCGGCTCCATGCCCGATCGAGACGAAGTGGAAGATGTTGGATTGGTGGGGCGACGCCATCTACGAGTACTACGCCGCGACCGAGGGCGGAGGCACTCTGGTCACGCCAGCAGAGTGGAGAAAATATCCGGGTACCGTCGGCCGCGCATGGACAGGATCCGACATCAAGATCTACGACGACGACGGGGGCGAACTCGGTCCCAACACGGTCGGCACGGTCTACATGAAGCTCGGCAACGCCGACTTCAAGTACAAGGGCGCCGAAAAGAAGACCCGGGACAACCGCATTGGAAACTACTTTACGGTGGGGGACATCGGAGAACTCAACGACGAGGGCTATCTCTTCCTGCGCGACCGCAAATTCGACATGATCATCTCCGGAGGCGCAAACATCTACCCGGCTGAAATCGAGGCCGAATTGATCCAGCACCCCAAGGTCGCGGATGTCGCGGTCTTCGGCATTCCCAACGACGATTGGGGAGAAGAGATCAAGGCGGTGATCGAAGTTGTGGACGGCGTCACGGGGGGAGACGATCTCAGCGCCGAGATCTTCAGCTGGTGCGAAGGCCGCCTGGCCAAGATGAAGACCCCGCGGAGCATCGACTACGCCGATGAACTGCCCCGTGATCCCAACGGCAAGCTCTACAAGAGAAAGCTTCGCGATCCCTATTGGGAGGGGCGATCGCAGATCTAA
- a CDS encoding OB-fold domain-containing protein, whose product MSQSNNTGEELLRATHVMEYDYKRSLGPVLSHFFTGLRDRQAYGIKTAKGKVIVPPTEYDPETGDATGDFVAVGPGGVVKTWSWIDNPKPKNHLQEAFAWALVQLDGADTALLHAVSADSEAEMSTGMRVTIKWADETIGCIQDIACFVPEEKA is encoded by the coding sequence ATGAGTCAGAGCAACAACACTGGTGAGGAACTACTCCGCGCGACCCACGTCATGGAGTACGACTACAAACGTTCCCTGGGCCCGGTGCTGAGCCACTTCTTTACGGGCCTGCGAGATCGGCAGGCCTACGGGATCAAGACAGCCAAGGGCAAAGTGATCGTTCCCCCGACCGAGTATGACCCTGAGACGGGGGATGCGACGGGCGACTTCGTAGCCGTCGGCCCGGGCGGCGTCGTCAAGACTTGGTCCTGGATCGACAACCCCAAGCCAAAGAATCACCTGCAAGAGGCCTTCGCGTGGGCACTTGTTCAGCTGGACGGTGCCGATACCGCGCTGTTGCACGCCGTTTCTGCAGACAGCGAAGCCGAGATGTCCACCGGAATGCGCGTCACCATCAAGTGGGCCGACGAAACGATCGGATGTATTCAGGACATCGCGTGCTTCGTCCCGGAGGAGAAAGCGTGA
- a CDS encoding Zn-ribbon domain-containing OB-fold protein, translating to MSEQASEPVRLIVTPVRCEYDYTPGAATQKFLRGMQKGKIMGQACDGCGKVYVPPRGACARCGKPTSREVEVKDTGTVVSFSIVRVPSQHIKVDLPYVAANIVLDGADISFSSLIQECPYQEVRIGMRVQGVWKPESEWGPTMANISYFRPLDEPDVPFSKIKEIS from the coding sequence GTGAGCGAGCAAGCATCCGAACCCGTTCGACTCATCGTGACCCCGGTGCGCTGTGAGTACGACTACACCCCCGGAGCGGCCACCCAGAAATTTCTCCGCGGAATGCAGAAAGGCAAGATCATGGGGCAGGCCTGCGACGGCTGCGGCAAGGTCTACGTCCCACCGCGCGGTGCGTGTGCGCGCTGCGGCAAACCGACCAGCCGCGAGGTCGAGGTCAAGGACACGGGAACGGTCGTGAGTTTTTCGATCGTGCGCGTCCCCTCCCAGCACATCAAAGTCGATCTGCCCTACGTGGCGGCCAATATCGTGCTGGACGGCGCAGACATCAGCTTTTCCTCGCTGATTCAGGAGTGCCCCTACCAGGAGGTGCGCATCGGGATGCGCGTCCAGGGAGTCTGGAAACCCGAATCCGAGTGGGGTCCAACCATGGCCAACATCAGCTACTTCCGCCCCCTCGATGAGCCCGACGTTCCGTTCAGCAAGATCAAGGAGATCTCGTGA
- a CDS encoding MaoC family dehydratase N-terminal domain-containing protein: MGLQGKQREDFEKKLEPYVGIEIGVEEMARDEVNQSMIRHWCEALDNRLPIYVDAAAAEASVHGEIVAPPTMLQAWILSGMDMATGEPNPDDKQKELHALFDSVGYTGVVATNTEQEYIRYLKLGDRVRAVTRIESISEQKATGLGLGYFIDTRTTFTDQNDEEIGWLTFRVLKFEPGEQATAAPSEAGGGPALPVRQRPALGHDNQWWWDGVNAGHFLIQRCEDCGVLRHPPRPMCGECQSVRFDSIPSTGEGTVYSYVVIHHPEIPGYEYPLTVAVIDLEEGVRFVSNVVDCPCDEVEIGMQVQAEIRQMDPEFKMVVFKPVA; this comes from the coding sequence ATGGGTCTGCAGGGCAAGCAAAGAGAAGACTTCGAAAAGAAGCTCGAACCCTACGTGGGAATCGAGATCGGCGTCGAAGAAATGGCGCGCGATGAAGTCAACCAGTCGATGATTCGCCACTGGTGCGAAGCACTCGACAATCGCCTCCCCATCTACGTCGATGCGGCCGCAGCCGAAGCTTCAGTCCACGGCGAAATCGTTGCGCCGCCCACCATGCTGCAAGCCTGGATCTTGTCGGGTATGGATATGGCCACTGGCGAGCCAAATCCCGACGACAAACAAAAGGAACTGCACGCTCTATTCGACAGTGTCGGGTACACCGGCGTCGTGGCCACCAACACCGAGCAGGAATACATCCGCTACTTGAAACTCGGCGATCGCGTGCGCGCCGTCACCCGCATCGAGTCCATCTCCGAGCAGAAGGCCACCGGCCTGGGTCTCGGCTACTTCATCGATACCCGGACCACGTTTACCGACCAGAACGACGAAGAGATCGGATGGTTGACGTTTCGTGTCCTCAAGTTCGAGCCCGGCGAGCAAGCGACGGCCGCGCCGAGCGAAGCGGGCGGAGGGCCAGCTTTGCCGGTTCGACAGCGTCCGGCGCTGGGACACGACAACCAGTGGTGGTGGGATGGCGTAAACGCCGGCCATTTTCTGATCCAGCGCTGCGAAGACTGCGGCGTTCTGCGTCATCCCCCGCGGCCGATGTGCGGCGAGTGCCAGTCGGTCCGCTTCGATTCGATCCCCTCGACGGGTGAGGGCACGGTCTACAGCTACGTCGTTATTCACCATCCCGAGATTCCGGGCTACGAATATCCGCTGACCGTTGCGGTCATCGACCTCGAGGAAGGGGTGCGTTTCGTCTCGAACGTGGTCGACTGTCCCTGCGACGAAGTTGAAATTGGGATGCAGGTTCAGGCGGAAATTCGCCAGATGGACCCAGAGTTTAAAATGGTGGTCTTCAAGCCCGTAGCGTAA
- a CDS encoding ferredoxin, with the protein MKVVVDYDLCEANALCMKAAPEIFRVEEDDTLTIKIDVVPEDLKEKAREAARLCPRQAITFEE; encoded by the coding sequence ATGAAGGTGGTAGTCGACTACGACTTGTGCGAGGCCAACGCGCTGTGCATGAAGGCCGCACCGGAGATATTTCGCGTGGAAGAAGACGACACGCTGACGATCAAGATCGACGTCGTGCCCGAAGACCTGAAAGAAAAAGCCCGAGAAGCCGCCCGTCTCTGCCCGCGACAAGCCATCACCTTCGAAGAGTAG
- a CDS encoding acyl dehydratase translates to MGNRIQFRDVNVGDALPEQRIPITSSLIVGGALASQDFTPVHHDRTAAQASGMQDVFMNILTTNGLVERFVTDWAGVDARVKNVSIKLGTPNLPGETMVMSGSVTEKDDAENVVVVEVTGKNAWGNHVTGRVMFALL, encoded by the coding sequence ATGGGAAACCGGATTCAATTTCGTGACGTCAACGTCGGAGACGCGCTGCCCGAGCAGCGGATTCCCATCACGTCCAGCTTGATCGTGGGCGGAGCCCTGGCTTCACAAGATTTCACGCCGGTTCATCACGACCGCACCGCGGCCCAGGCTTCGGGCATGCAGGATGTCTTCATGAACATCCTTACCACCAATGGTCTCGTGGAGCGCTTTGTGACCGATTGGGCGGGCGTCGATGCCCGCGTGAAGAATGTCTCGATCAAGCTAGGAACTCCGAACCTGCCGGGCGAGACCATGGTGATGTCGGGATCAGTAACGGAAAAGGACGACGCGGAAAACGTCGTCGTCGTGGAAGTAACGGGGAAGAACGCCTGGGGCAATCACGTCACGGGCCGGGTCATGTTCGCTTTGCTCTAG
- a CDS encoding lipid-transfer protein produces the protein MPTTLKNEAAIVGIGQTEFSKNSGRSELQLACEATAAAIKNAGLSPADIDGMTTFTMDNSDEIEIARAVGIKDLTFFSRTPHGGGAAVGVIQQAVMAIATGIAKAVVVYRALNGRSGSRYSSGVSGGATTSDLIHWSWYMPSGLMTPASWVAMYTQRYMYETGCTSEDLAQVCLAQRNHAVNNPAAFFYQRPLTLDEHQTARLIVDPLRLYDCCQETDGGTACVITSPERARDLDCGGAALICSVAQAAGADQEVMTSFYRPSLTSLPEMDLVAKQNWEMSGLTPDDIDAAIIYDAFSSIVLWQLESFGFCKPGEAKDFIKGGALELGGRLPTNTHGGQLSEAYIHGMNGVNEGVRLIRGTSSNQPQKNEHVLVTAGVGIPTSAMILGQLD, from the coding sequence ATGCCCACCACGCTGAAAAATGAAGCCGCGATCGTCGGAATCGGCCAGACCGAATTTTCGAAGAATTCGGGTCGCTCCGAGCTGCAGCTCGCCTGCGAAGCGACCGCTGCGGCGATCAAGAACGCGGGCCTCAGCCCGGCCGACATCGACGGCATGACGACCTTTACCATGGACAACAGCGACGAGATCGAGATCGCCCGGGCGGTCGGGATCAAAGACTTGACCTTCTTCAGTCGCACCCCACATGGCGGGGGTGCGGCGGTCGGTGTGATTCAACAGGCCGTCATGGCGATTGCCACCGGAATCGCAAAGGCCGTGGTGGTCTACCGGGCACTCAACGGCCGTTCGGGTTCGCGCTACAGCTCCGGAGTCTCGGGGGGCGCCACGACATCGGATCTGATCCACTGGAGTTGGTACATGCCGTCGGGCTTGATGACCCCGGCGAGTTGGGTTGCGATGTACACCCAGCGTTATATGTACGAGACTGGCTGCACCAGCGAGGATCTGGCGCAGGTATGCCTGGCTCAGCGCAATCACGCCGTGAACAATCCGGCGGCCTTCTTCTACCAAAGACCGTTGACCCTCGATGAGCATCAGACTGCGCGCCTGATCGTAGACCCTTTGCGGTTGTATGACTGCTGCCAGGAGACCGATGGCGGCACGGCATGCGTGATCACCAGCCCGGAGCGTGCGCGGGATCTCGACTGTGGCGGGGCCGCCCTGATTTGTAGTGTGGCACAGGCCGCGGGAGCAGATCAGGAGGTGATGACGAGCTTTTATCGACCTTCGCTCACGAGTTTGCCGGAGATGGATCTGGTTGCGAAGCAGAACTGGGAGATGAGCGGGCTCACCCCCGACGACATAGATGCGGCCATCATCTATGACGCGTTTTCGTCGATCGTTCTGTGGCAGCTCGAGAGTTTCGGATTCTGCAAGCCCGGTGAAGCCAAGGATTTTATCAAGGGCGGGGCTCTCGAATTGGGAGGCAGGCTGCCGACCAACACCCACGGCGGCCAGCTGAGCGAGGCCTACATCCACGGCATGAACGGTGTGAACGAGGGAGTGAGGTTGATCCGCGGGACCTCCAGCAATCAGCCGCAGAAAAACGAACACGTGCTCGTCACGGCGGGCGTGGGAATCCCCACCAGCGCCATGATCCTCGGTCAGCTCGACTAG
- a CDS encoding thiolase domain-containing protein, with protein MRKVAIVGYAQTPYVRSQMKYNEVEMLLPIIKELYETSGFKKEDIDFTCSGSCDYLAGQAFSFVMAVDALGAWPPINESHVEMDGAWAMYEVWVKIQTGEIDSGLIFSFSRSSMGDPAETMILQLDPYTLAPLGPDAPALAALQARALLDKGPHSERDLAEIAVRSRRDAKNNPQAQLYGDFDVDALLAEPYLASPLRKHDCPPITDGACAMIIAAEEVVDKAAKPPVWITGLEHRFDSHQPGGRDLTLSPSTQLAGEAAGVNKGKIDFAEIHAPFTHQEIILRQALGLPDDLPVNASGGALAANPIMCAGLARLGEAYRQILAGKGQRAVAHATSGPCLQQNLVCVLEGQS; from the coding sequence ATGCGGAAGGTCGCCATTGTCGGTTACGCGCAGACGCCGTATGTGCGGAGTCAGATGAAATACAACGAAGTCGAGATGCTGCTCCCGATCATCAAGGAACTCTACGAAACGTCGGGCTTCAAGAAAGAAGATATCGACTTCACTTGTTCGGGAAGCTGTGACTATCTCGCGGGCCAGGCTTTTTCTTTCGTGATGGCGGTCGACGCCCTCGGCGCCTGGCCACCGATCAACGAATCCCATGTCGAAATGGACGGCGCCTGGGCAATGTACGAAGTCTGGGTCAAGATCCAGACCGGCGAAATCGATTCGGGGCTGATCTTCAGCTTCAGCCGCTCTTCCATGGGCGACCCCGCCGAAACCATGATCCTGCAACTCGACCCCTACACCCTGGCACCCCTGGGCCCCGATGCTCCCGCCCTCGCGGCCCTGCAAGCGCGTGCCCTGCTGGACAAAGGCCCGCACAGCGAACGCGATCTGGCCGAGATCGCCGTGCGTTCGCGACGCGATGCCAAGAACAATCCCCAAGCGCAGCTCTATGGGGACTTCGATGTCGATGCGTTGCTCGCCGAACCCTACCTGGCGTCTCCTCTGCGCAAGCACGACTGCCCGCCGATCACCGATGGCGCCTGCGCGATGATCATCGCCGCCGAAGAGGTCGTCGACAAAGCCGCGAAGCCTCCAGTCTGGATCACCGGCCTGGAACACCGCTTCGACAGCCATCAACCGGGCGGGCGTGACCTCACCCTTTCCCCTTCCACCCAGCTGGCGGGCGAAGCTGCCGGGGTGAACAAAGGCAAGATCGACTTCGCGGAGATCCACGCTCCGTTTACTCACCAGGAAATCATTCTGAGGCAAGCACTCGGTTTGCCAGACGACCTCCCCGTCAACGCATCCGGCGGCGCGCTGGCCGCCAACCCGATCATGTGCGCGGGACTTGCGCGATTGGGCGAAGCCTACCGGCAGATCCTCGCAGGCAAGGGGCAGCGCGCAGTCGCTCACGCGACCTCGGGCCCATGCCTACAGCAAAATCTCGTATGCGTACTGGAGGGACAGTCCTGA